One Massilia sp. 9096 genomic window carries:
- a CDS encoding glycoside hydrolase 43 family protein, which yields MVLSILRRPVLRRPVLRLALLMAAVVHVSAGAQPEPRPAHGLSTRTWTADNGDGTFTNPVFYDEFSDPDLIRVGDWFYLTGTTMHAMPGLPLLRSKDLVNWEFLGYAMDRLDAVPAYRLEDGKNIYGRGIWAPSLRWRDGTFYIFSNVNGRATQIYTATDPRGPWTHREMKRGLHDLSVLFDDDGKTWVVWGYQDMHLAQLNAELSDIVPGTDKVLFTKDAGMGEGAHFYKIGGRYYILSANYAGGFRMSAARADRVDGPYEVNPAVSKDENFGMAAGHRLRDAKDPSTILPPDRSAANADSLHQGGIVLTPAGEWWGFSMMDYNAVGRLLGLAPVTWKDGWPWFGLPGNLGRNPRTWVKPKTAEPQQSHAPFARSDDFSSTVLAPVWQWNHAPVDARWSLSERPGFLRLHALPAASFWEARNSLTQRAVGPMSTPTVALDLAGLKQGDVAGLGLLNFPYATLAVERSADGLALALFDQSSGRTLRAALPAGATRVWLRADCDFLAEQARFSWSSDGVAFAPIGAPFTMVFQLTTFQGVRYALFNYNRDGHDGGYADFDSIDVYQPYPRGRTRAIPYGQRIRLSQANRPGARADAMASPFLVVDRGLGRVALRAGARWLSVDADGGIILREGNAGEDDGAARDFQWIETPTGELALMSLATHRFLRVDPASGALRVDSPGPRPDGSDGVRWQWTVAPD from the coding sequence ATGGTTTTGTCCATCCTGCGCCGTCCCGTCCTGCGCCGTCCTGTCTTGCGGCTGGCCTTGCTGATGGCGGCTGTCGTCCACGTTTCGGCCGGCGCCCAGCCCGAACCGCGCCCCGCGCACGGCCTGTCGACCCGGACCTGGACCGCCGACAATGGCGACGGCACTTTCACCAACCCGGTGTTCTACGACGAGTTCTCGGACCCCGACCTGATCCGCGTGGGCGACTGGTTCTACCTGACCGGCACGACGATGCACGCGATGCCCGGCCTGCCGCTGCTGCGCTCGAAAGACCTGGTGAACTGGGAATTCCTCGGCTACGCCATGGACCGGCTCGACGCCGTGCCGGCTTACAGGCTGGAAGACGGCAAGAACATCTACGGCCGCGGCATCTGGGCGCCGAGCCTGCGCTGGCGCGACGGTACTTTTTACATCTTCAGCAACGTCAACGGGCGCGCCACGCAGATCTATACCGCCACCGACCCGCGCGGCCCGTGGACCCACCGCGAGATGAAGCGCGGCCTGCACGACCTGTCGGTGCTGTTCGACGACGACGGCAAGACCTGGGTGGTGTGGGGTTACCAGGACATGCACCTGGCGCAGTTGAACGCCGAGCTGAGCGATATCGTGCCCGGCACCGACAAGGTCTTGTTCACGAAGGACGCCGGCATGGGCGAGGGCGCGCATTTCTACAAGATCGGTGGCCGCTACTACATCCTGAGCGCCAACTACGCCGGCGGCTTTCGCATGTCGGCGGCGCGCGCCGACCGGGTCGACGGACCGTACGAGGTCAACCCGGCCGTCAGCAAGGATGAAAACTTCGGCATGGCCGCCGGCCACCGCCTGCGCGACGCCAAGGACCCATCGACGATCCTGCCGCCCGACCGCTCGGCCGCGAACGCCGATTCGCTGCACCAGGGCGGCATCGTACTGACGCCGGCCGGGGAGTGGTGGGGCTTCTCGATGATGGACTATAACGCGGTCGGACGCCTGCTCGGGCTGGCGCCGGTCACCTGGAAGGATGGCTGGCCCTGGTTCGGCTTGCCCGGCAACCTGGGACGCAATCCACGGACCTGGGTCAAGCCGAAGACTGCCGAGCCGCAGCAGTCCCATGCGCCATTCGCGCGCAGCGACGATTTTTCCAGCACCGTCCTGGCGCCGGTCTGGCAGTGGAACCATGCGCCGGTCGACGCCAGATGGTCGCTGTCCGAGCGGCCCGGTTTCCTGCGCCTGCACGCGCTGCCGGCGGCCTCTTTCTGGGAGGCGCGCAACAGCCTGACCCAGCGCGCCGTCGGGCCGATGTCGACGCCGACGGTGGCGCTCGACCTGGCCGGTCTGAAGCAAGGCGACGTGGCCGGCCTCGGTCTGCTGAACTTTCCGTACGCGACGCTTGCGGTGGAACGCAGCGCCGACGGCCTGGCGCTGGCGCTGTTCGACCAGTCGAGCGGGCGCACGCTGCGCGCCGCCTTGCCGGCCGGCGCCACGCGCGTCTGGCTGCGCGCCGACTGCGATTTCCTCGCCGAGCAGGCGCGCTTTTCCTGGTCGAGCGACGGCGTGGCCTTCGCCCCGATCGGCGCGCCCTTCACCATGGTGTTCCAGCTGACCACCTTCCAGGGCGTGCGCTACGCCCTGTTCAACTACAACCGCGACGGCCACGACGGCGGCTACGCCGACTTCGACAGCATCGACGTCTACCAGCCTTACCCGCGCGGGCGGACGCGCGCCATCCCCTACGGCCAGCGCATCCGCCTGAGCCAGGCGAACCGGCCCGGCGCGCGCGCCGATGCGATGGCCTCGCCGTTCCTGGTGGTCGACCGCGGTCTCGGGCGCGTCGCGCTGCGCGCGGGCGCGCGCTGGCTGAGCGTGGACGCCGATGGCGGCATCATCCTGCGTGAGGGGAACGCTGGCGAGGACGACGGCGCGGCCCGGGACTTCCAGTGGATCGAGACGCCGACCGGCGAGCTGGCGCTGATGTCGCTGGCCACCCACCGCTTCCTGCGCGTCGACCCGGCCAGCGGCGCCCTGCGCGTCGACAGTCCCGGCCCGCGGCCGGACGGCAGCGACGGCGTGCGCTGGCAATGGACGGTGGCGCCGGACTGA
- the glgX gene encoding glycogen debranching protein GlgX produces MTAPQRLRAGAAYPLGAHWDGHGVNFALVAPHAQAVELCLFDAVGKQEQARLALPACTDGVWHGYLESAEPGLVYGYRVSGPYAPQRGQRFNPNKVLLDPYARAIVGDYLGQPGFAGQAGDAPEQPDPFDTAAIALKAQVVHEDYDWGGDAPPRVAPLDTVIYEVHVKGFTRLHPEVPQALRGTYAGLAQPAVLDALQKLGVTTLSLLPVHARADEMRLQHMGLSNYWGYSSIGFFAPEKRYCSNQAGSTPISEFRDMVKALHARGIEVVLDVVYNHSAETDQHGPTLSLRGIDNALYYHLQPDNPALYENWTGCGNCLNLAEPRVLQLVMDSLRYWVQEMHVDGFRFDLAPELARDARGFSSASAFLAAVRQDPVLSTVKLIAEPWDIGPGGYQLGQFPAGWLEWNDKYRDAMRAFWLRPGSGNGGGSGALGDFARRFAGSSDVFRHDGRSPTASVNFIAAHDGFTLRDLVSYGHKHNEANGEDNRDGTGDNHSWNCGVEGPSDDAAILQLRARLQRALMATLLLSQGTPMLLAGDDIGHSQQGNNNAYCQDNALSWLDWPHADGALADFTARLIEARKRHRALRHASWYDGAVQSDGHPDIAWLGTDGTPLDDAAWSGGQRCIGIRLGAPALAEQDGAQAGDAACLLLVNAQAQARDFVLPQGAWRVLIDSADPSVQPHEVKDGIAVPAHAVVLLVDASTEESAERPAPRSEHRTA; encoded by the coding sequence ATGACGGCGCCGCAACGCTTGCGCGCAGGCGCCGCCTACCCGCTCGGTGCGCATTGGGATGGCCATGGCGTGAATTTCGCCCTGGTCGCGCCGCATGCGCAGGCGGTCGAGCTGTGCCTGTTCGATGCCGTGGGCAAGCAGGAACAGGCGCGCCTGGCCCTGCCGGCCTGCACGGATGGCGTCTGGCACGGCTATCTGGAAAGCGCCGAACCGGGCCTGGTGTATGGCTACCGCGTCAGCGGACCGTATGCGCCGCAGCGCGGCCAGCGCTTCAACCCGAACAAGGTGCTGCTCGACCCGTACGCGCGCGCGATCGTCGGCGACTACCTCGGCCAACCCGGGTTCGCGGGCCAGGCCGGCGATGCGCCGGAGCAGCCCGACCCGTTCGATACCGCCGCCATCGCACTCAAGGCGCAGGTGGTGCACGAAGACTACGACTGGGGCGGGGATGCGCCACCGCGCGTGGCGCCGCTGGACACCGTCATCTACGAAGTGCACGTCAAGGGCTTCACCCGGCTGCATCCCGAGGTGCCGCAGGCCTTGCGCGGCACCTACGCTGGCCTGGCCCAGCCGGCCGTGCTGGACGCCTTGCAGAAGCTCGGCGTGACCACGCTCAGTTTGCTGCCGGTGCACGCACGCGCGGACGAGATGCGCCTGCAGCACATGGGCCTGTCGAATTACTGGGGGTATTCGAGCATCGGCTTTTTCGCGCCCGAGAAGCGCTACTGCTCGAACCAGGCCGGCAGCACGCCGATCTCTGAATTTCGCGACATGGTCAAGGCCCTGCACGCGCGCGGCATCGAAGTCGTGCTCGACGTGGTCTACAACCACAGCGCCGAAACCGACCAACACGGCCCGACGCTGAGCTTGCGCGGCATCGACAACGCCCTGTACTACCACCTGCAGCCTGACAATCCGGCGTTGTACGAGAACTGGACCGGCTGCGGCAATTGCCTGAACCTGGCCGAGCCACGCGTGCTGCAGCTGGTGATGGATTCGCTGCGCTACTGGGTGCAGGAGATGCACGTCGACGGCTTCCGCTTCGACCTCGCGCCCGAGCTGGCGCGCGACGCCCGCGGCTTTTCCAGCGCCTCTGCCTTCCTCGCGGCCGTGCGCCAGGATCCGGTGCTCTCGACCGTGAAACTGATCGCCGAGCCCTGGGACATCGGCCCGGGCGGCTACCAGCTCGGCCAGTTCCCGGCCGGCTGGCTGGAATGGAACGACAAGTACCGCGACGCCATGCGCGCGTTCTGGCTCAGGCCTGGCAGTGGTAACGGCGGCGGCAGCGGCGCGCTGGGCGACTTCGCGCGCCGCTTCGCCGGCTCGAGCGACGTGTTCCGGCACGATGGCCGCAGCCCCACCGCCAGCGTCAACTTCATCGCCGCCCACGACGGCTTCACGCTGCGCGACCTGGTCAGCTACGGCCACAAGCACAACGAAGCCAACGGCGAGGACAACCGTGACGGCACGGGCGACAACCACAGCTGGAACTGCGGCGTCGAAGGCCCGAGCGACGACGCGGCGATACTGCAGCTGCGCGCGCGCCTGCAGCGCGCGCTGATGGCGACCCTGCTGCTCTCGCAAGGCACGCCGATGCTGCTGGCCGGCGACGACATCGGCCACTCGCAGCAGGGCAACAACAACGCCTATTGCCAGGACAACGCCTTGAGCTGGCTCGACTGGCCGCACGCCGACGGCGCCCTGGCCGATTTCACCGCGCGCCTGATCGAAGCGCGCAAACGCCATCGCGCGCTGCGCCACGCCAGCTGGTACGACGGCGCCGTGCAAAGCGATGGCCATCCCGACATCGCCTGGCTGGGAACGGACGGCACGCCGCTCGACGACGCGGCCTGGAGCGGCGGCCAGCGCTGCATCGGCATCCGGCTGGGCGCCCCGGCGCTGGCTGAACAGGATGGCGCGCAGGCCGGCGACGCCGCCTGCCTGCTGCTGGTCAACGCGCAGGCGCAGGCGCGCGACTTCGTGCTCCCGCAAGGCGCCTGGCGGGTGCTGATCGACAGCGCCGACCCGTCCGTGCAGCCGCACGAGGTCAAGGACGGCATCGCGGTGCCGGCGCATGCCGTCGTGCTCCTCGTCGATGCATCCACAGAGGAATCCGCAGAGCGGCCGGCGCCCCGGAGCGAACATCGAACCGCGTGA
- the glgB gene encoding 1,4-alpha-glucan branching protein GlgB — protein MTIDQASVETLMQGDHHDPFSVLGMHRVEAALVVRALLPGALKVDLIEAKTGRKLCKLQRSYGSELFSATIARRKNPFAYRLRVDWGSHQQDIDDPYRFGQVLGEMDVWLLAEGTHARPYEKLGAHPAEVEGVAGVAFAVWAPNARRVSVVGSFNNWDGRRHMMRVRGASGVWEIFIPQLVEGDLYKFEIKAQSGEVLLKADPFALRAELRPNTASMVGRLPPPFPASAARRSANGLGAPVSIYEVHPGSWRRVPEDGGRWLSYRELADQLIPYVKELGFTHIEFMPISEHPFDGSWGYQPIGLYAPTSRFGTPEDFRHFVETAHANGIGVLLDWVPGHFPSDIHGLARFDGSHLYEHADPREGFHQDWNTLIYNYGRKEVLNYLAGNALYWVERFGIDGLRVDAVASMLYRDYSRKEGEWVPNEHGGRENLEAIAFLRRANQLVCAERPDAVMVAEESTSFPNVSRPLELNGLGFHYKWNMGWMNDTLRYMQEDPVNRKYHHDKMTFGLVYAFTENFVLPLSHDEVVHGKGSILARMPGDDWQRFANLRAYYGFMWGHPGKKLLFMGSEFAQSAEWNHDRSLDWHLLEHAPHQGVQRLVRDLNAVYRHYPALHELDVDARGFEWITHEDRDNSVFSFIRKAGNGDSVIVLANFTPVPRHGYRIGVDRPGRYVEILNSDAAVYGGSGLHNGALQTEPVALHGRDLSLVVTVPPLATIMLRLETESESAQ, from the coding sequence ATGACAATTGACCAGGCAAGCGTCGAGACGCTGATGCAGGGCGACCACCACGATCCCTTTTCGGTGCTCGGCATGCACCGCGTTGAAGCCGCGCTGGTCGTGCGCGCACTGTTGCCGGGCGCCCTCAAGGTCGACCTGATCGAGGCTAAGACCGGGCGCAAGCTGTGCAAGCTGCAGCGTTCGTACGGCAGCGAACTGTTCAGCGCGACCATCGCGCGGCGCAAGAATCCCTTCGCCTACCGCCTGCGCGTCGATTGGGGCAGCCACCAGCAGGACATCGACGACCCGTACCGCTTCGGCCAGGTGCTGGGCGAGATGGATGTCTGGCTGCTGGCCGAGGGCACGCATGCGCGGCCCTACGAAAAGCTCGGCGCCCATCCGGCCGAGGTCGAGGGGGTGGCCGGGGTCGCTTTTGCGGTGTGGGCGCCGAATGCGCGCCGGGTGTCGGTGGTCGGCAGCTTCAACAACTGGGACGGGCGGCGCCACATGATGCGCGTGCGCGGCGCCTCGGGCGTGTGGGAGATCTTCATCCCGCAGCTGGTTGAAGGCGACCTGTACAAATTCGAGATCAAGGCGCAAAGCGGCGAAGTCCTGCTCAAGGCCGACCCGTTCGCCTTGCGTGCCGAACTGCGCCCCAACACCGCGTCGATGGTCGGCCGCCTGCCGCCGCCCTTCCCTGCTTCGGCAGCGCGCCGCAGCGCCAACGGCCTGGGCGCGCCGGTCAGCATCTACGAGGTGCATCCCGGCTCCTGGCGCCGCGTGCCGGAAGACGGCGGCCGCTGGCTCAGCTACCGCGAACTGGCGGACCAGCTGATCCCCTATGTGAAGGAACTCGGCTTCACCCACATCGAGTTCATGCCGATCAGCGAGCACCCGTTCGACGGCTCCTGGGGCTACCAGCCGATCGGGCTGTACGCGCCGACCTCGCGTTTCGGCACGCCGGAAGACTTCCGCCATTTCGTCGAGACCGCGCACGCCAACGGCATCGGCGTGCTGCTGGACTGGGTGCCGGGCCACTTCCCGTCCGACATCCACGGCCTGGCGCGCTTCGACGGCAGCCACCTGTACGAGCACGCCGATCCGCGCGAAGGCTTCCACCAGGACTGGAACACGCTGATCTACAACTACGGCCGCAAGGAAGTGCTGAACTACCTGGCCGGCAATGCGCTGTACTGGGTCGAGCGCTTCGGCATCGACGGCCTGCGCGTCGACGCGGTGGCCTCGATGCTGTACCGCGACTACAGCCGCAAGGAAGGCGAATGGGTCCCTAACGAGCATGGCGGGCGCGAGAACCTGGAGGCGATCGCCTTCCTGCGCCGCGCCAACCAGCTGGTGTGCGCCGAGCGCCCGGACGCGGTGATGGTCGCGGAAGAATCGACCAGCTTCCCGAACGTCTCGCGGCCGCTGGAATTGAACGGCCTGGGCTTTCACTACAAGTGGAACATGGGCTGGATGAACGACACGCTGCGCTACATGCAGGAAGATCCGGTCAACCGCAAGTACCACCACGACAAGATGACCTTCGGGCTGGTCTACGCGTTCACCGAAAACTTCGTGCTGCCGCTGTCGCACGACGAGGTGGTGCACGGCAAGGGTTCGATCCTGGCGCGCATGCCCGGCGACGACTGGCAGCGCTTCGCCAACCTGCGCGCCTACTACGGCTTCATGTGGGGCCATCCCGGCAAGAAGCTGCTGTTCATGGGCAGCGAGTTTGCCCAGAGCGCCGAATGGAACCACGATCGCAGCCTCGACTGGCACCTGCTCGAGCACGCGCCGCACCAGGGCGTGCAGCGCCTGGTGCGCGACCTGAACGCGGTCTACCGCCACTACCCGGCCCTGCACGAGCTCGACGTCGACGCGCGCGGCTTCGAATGGATCACCCACGAAGACCGCGACAACTCGGTGTTCTCGTTCATCCGCAAGGCCGGCAACGGCGATTCCGTGATCGTGCTGGCCAACTTCACGCCGGTGCCGCGCCACGGCTACCGCATCGGCGTCGACCGCCCGGGACGCTACGTCGAGATCCTCAACAGCGACGCCGCGGTCTACGGCGGCAGCGGCCTGCACAACGGCGCGCTGCAGACCGAGCCGGTCGCCCTGCATGGCCGTGACCTGTCGCTGGTGGTGACCGTGCCGCCGCTGGCGACGATCATGCTGAGACTGGAAACTGAATCGGAGAGTGCGCAATGA